From the Manihot esculenta cultivar AM560-2 chromosome 3, M.esculenta_v8, whole genome shotgun sequence genome, one window contains:
- the LOC110610910 gene encoding ABC transporter B family member 21: protein MNKEGAVNSSVPKISNLPDKSNEKVTNTVPHYKLFSFADSLDIMLMFIGTIAAFGNGICMPLMTILLGELIDSIGKAASMTVVAHNVSEVSLKFVYLAVGSGLASFFQVACWMITGERQAARIRSLYLKTILRQDIAFFDKETSTGEVVGRMSGDIVLIQNAMGEKVGNLIQLLASFLGGFIIAFTKGWLLTLVMLALIPPIVISGAIMNKVVSKLASRGLTSYSLAANIVEQTIGSIRTVASFTGEKQAIDKYNKSLIRAYESGMQEGLAAGLGFGTLMFILFCSYGFAVWLGGKMILDKGYTGGEVINVIFALLTGSLSLGQTSPCMSAFASGRAAAVKMFEAINRKPEIDVFDTKRLKLKHIHGDIELRDVYFSYPTRSHEQIFSGFSLSVPSGTTTALVGESGSGKSTVISLIERFYDPQAGEVRIDGVNLKEFQLKWIRENIGLVSQEPVLFTSSIRDNIAYGKEAASIEEIRAAAQLANAANFINKLPKGLDTLVGEHGIQLSGGQKQRIVIARAVLKDPRILLLDEATSSLDAESERTVQEALDRVMINRTTVMVAHRLTTVRNADVIAVMQKGNIVQIGSHSDLLKDPDGAYAQLIQLQEFGEEPEQQVINYPDSSYHSIRVPLSASPRVSISQNVTAKPLGTSTSEKSKLPPQGPLRRLAYLNSPEIPVLLLGAIAAVANGIILPIFGLLLANIIKTYYEKEDQLQKESRFWGFMFVLLGLVSLLAMPLSTYFFSIAGCRLIKRIRSMCFEKVVNMEIAWFDEPEHSSGAIGARLSVDAAKMRGLVGDTFCLLIQNSATGIAGLVIAFLANWQIALVILSLLPLMGLSGYVQLKSMEGFNANTKKMYEEASQVASDAVSSIRTVAAYCAEEKVLQLYQRKCDGPLKAGIRRGLISGIGFGLSFFFVFLVYAVSFYVGAYLVDHGKTTFTDVFRVFFALSMAALGISQSNSLAPDASQARSSAASVFAILDQKSQIDPSDPSGMKIKKLMGIIEFRNVSFRYPTRPDIQIFQDLSITIHSGKVVALVGESGSGKSTLISLLQRFYNPDSGQITLDGIEIQKLNLKWLRRKMGVVSQEPVLFNDSIRANIAYGKEGNATEAEIMAAAELANAHSFISGLEQGYDTTVGERGVQLSGGQKQRVAIARAIVKAPKILLLDEATSALDAESERVVQDALERVMVGRTTLVIAHRLSTIKGADMIAVMKNGVIVEKGKHDTLMNMKNGIYASLMDPKPNAAQGNSDM from the exons ATGAACAAAGAAGGTGCAGTCAATTCATCAGTGCCAAAGATTAGCAACCTACCAGACAAGAGCAATGAGAAAGTCACAAATACAGTGCCTCATTACAAGTTGTTCTCATTTGCAGACTCCTTGGACATTATGTTAATGTTCATTGGTACAATTGCTGCTTTTGGGAATGGGATCTGCATGCCCCTTATGACCATACTGTTAGGAGAATTAATTGACTCTATTGGCAAAGCTGCAAGCATGACAGTTGTGGCGCATAATGTTTCTGAG GTGTCTCTGAAGTTTGTCTATTTGGCTGTGGGGTCTGGTCTTGCATCATTCTTTC AGGTGGCTTGCTGGATGATCACAGGGGAGAGGCAGGCTGCTCGAATAAGAAGTTTATACTTGAAGACAATACTGAGGCAGGACATTGCTTTCTTTGATAAGGAAACTAGTACTGGTGAAGTAGTCGGGAGGATGTCAGGTGATATTGTTCTTATTCAAAATGCTATGGGGGAGAAG GTTGGAAATTTAATTCAGCTGCTAGCTTCTTTTTTGGGAGGCTTCATAATAGCTTTTACTAAAGGGTGGCTTCTCACACTTGTCATGCTAGCTTTAATTCCACCTATTGTCATCTCTGGTGCCATCATGAATAAGGTTGTAAGCAAGTTGGCATCTCGCGGACTAACTTCCTATTCCCTTGCAGCAAATATTGTTGAGCAAACAATTGGCTCAATCCGAACT GTTGCATCTTTTACTGGAGAGAAGCAAGCTATTGATAAATACAACAAGTCCTTGATTCGAGCTTATGAGTCTGGCATGCAAGAAGGCTTGGCTGCTGGATTAGGTTTTGGTACACTAATGTTTATTTTGTTCTGCAGTTATGGATTTGCAGTGTGGCTTGGTGGAAAAATGATACTTGACAAAGGCTACACGGGAGGAGAAGTCATCAATGTGATTTTTGCTCTATTGACGGGGTCCTT GTCTCTAGGGCAGACATCTCCATGCATGAGTGCCTTTGCTTCTGGAAGGGCTGCTGCAGTTAAGATGTTTGAGGCAATCAATAGGAAGCCAGAGATTGATGTTTTTGACACCAAAAGACTAAAATTGAAACACATTCATGGAGATATTGAGTTGAGGGATGTTTATTTCAGTTACCCAACAAGATCTCATGAGCAAATATTCAGTGGGTTCTCTCTTTCAGTACCCAGTGGTACAACCACAGCTTTAGTTGGAGAGAGTGGAAGTGGGAAATCAACGGTGATCAGTTTGATAGAGAGATTTTATGACCCACAAGCTGGTGAAGTTCGTATAGATGGTGTCAATCTTAAAGAGTTTCAATTAAAATGGATCAGAGAGAATATAGGCCTTGTCAGCCAGGAACCCGTGTTGTTTACTTCAAGCATTAGAGACAATATTGCTTATGGGAAGGAAGCTGCAAGTATTGAAGAAATAAGAGCTGCTGCTCAGCTTGCCAATGCAGCCAACTTCATAAATAAGCTGCCCAAG GGATTAGATACATTGGTTGGGGAGCATGGAATCCAATTATCTGGTGGCCAAAAGCAAAGGATTGTCATAGCCAGAGCAGTTCTGAAGGACCCAAGAATTCTACTTCTAGATGAAGCCACTAGCTCTCTAGATGCAGAATCTGAGAGGACTGTGCAAGAGGCATTGGACAGAGTTATGATCAACCGAACTACTGTCATGGTAGCCCATCGCTTGACTACAGTGAGAAATGCAGATGTGATAGCCGTTATGCAGAAAGGAAATATTGTTCAAATAG GTTCGCATTCTGATCTACTCAAGGATCCTGATGGAGCATATGCGCAGCTCATACAGTTGCAAGAATTTGGCGAAGAGCCGGAACAACAAGTTATAAACTATCCAGACAGTAGCTATCATTCGATCAGGGTTCCATTGAGTGCCTCCCCTAGAGTTAGCATTTCCCAAAATGTCACTGCAAAACCACTTGGCACCTCCACTTCAGAGAAgtcaaaactgcctccacaaggccCTCTCCGTCGCTTAGCCTACCTTAATAGCCCAGAGATCCCTGTGTTATTGCTTGGTGCTATAGCTGCTGTGGCCAATGGAATAATATTACCAATTTTTGGTTTGTTGCTTGCCAATATAATAAAAACCTACTATGAGAAAGAAGACCAACTCCAGAAAGAATCTAGATTTTGGGGATTTATGTTTGTTCTACTTGGTTTAGTGTCTTTACTGGCTATGCCACTAAGCACATACTTTTTCTCTATTGCGGGCTGTAGATTAATAAAACGGATCCGATCAATGTGCTTTGAGAAAGTAGTCAACATGGAAATAGCTTGGTTTGATGAACCAGAGCATTCAAGCGGGGCAATCGGTGCGAGGCTATCGGTAGATGCAGCCAAAATGCGAGGTTTAGTTGGAGATACATTTTGTTTGCTAATCCAAAACAGTGCAACAGGTATTGCTGGATTGGTCATTGCTTTCCTCGCAAACTGGCAGATAGCTCTTGTAATCCTTTCTTTGTTACCGCTGATGGGACTTAGTGGATATGTTCAATTGAAGTCCATGGAAGGATTCAATGCAAATACAAAG aaaatgtatgaggAGGCAAGTCAAGTTGCTAGTGATGCAGTTAGCAGCATCAGAACAGTTGCTGCTTACtgtgctgaagaaaaggttttgCAACTGTACCAGAGGAAATGTGATGGCCCCCTTAAGGCAGGAATAAGGCGGGGGTTAATTAGCGGGATAGGATTTGGTCTATccttcttctttgtttttcttgTTTATGCTGTCAGTTTTTATGTAGGAGCTTATCTAGTGGATCATGGCAAGACAACATTCACCGATGTTTTTCGG GTCTTTTTTGCTCTCAGTATGGCAGCCCTGGGGATCTCTCAATCAAACTCTCTCGCACCTGATGCAAGTCAAGCCAGGAGTTCTGCTGCTTCTGTATTTGCCATCCTTGATCAGAAATCTCAGATAGATCCTAGTGACCCTTCtggaatgaaaataaaaaagttgATGGGAATAATTGAGTTTCGCAATGTCAGTTTTAGGTATCCAACAAGGCCTGACATTCAAATATTCCAAGATCTCAGCATCACTATTCATTCTGGGAAG GTAGTTGCACTGGTTGGAGAAAGCGGCAGCGGGAAATCAACGTTGATCTCATTACTGCAAAGATTTTACAATCCTGATTCTGGCCAAATTACTCTAGATGGAATTGAGATCCAAAAGTTAAACTTAAAATGGCTAAGACGGAAGATGGGTGTGGTGAGTCAGGAACCTGTACTATTTAATGACAGCATCCGAGCCAACATTGCATATGGGAAGGAAGGAAATGCAACAGAGGCAGAAATTATGGCCGCAGCAGAGTTAGCCAATGCCCACAGCTTCATCAGTGGCCTAGAACAG GGGTATGATACTACAGTAGGGGAACGAGGGGTGCAATTGTCCGGCGGACAGAAGCAACGGGTGGCAATTGCACGGGCCATAGTAAAGGCTCCAAAAATATTACTTCTTGATGAAGCAACCAGTGCTCTGGATGCAGAATCTGAGCGAGTGGTTCAAGATGCATTAGAAAGAGTTATGGTGGGAAGGACCACTCTGGTCATAGCCCATCGCTTATCCACAATTAAGGGAGCAGACATGATAGCGGTGATGAAAAATGGAGTAATAGTTGAGAAAGGAAAGCATGATACTTTGATGAACATGAAGAATGGAATTTATGCCTCCTTAATGGATCCCAAGCCAAATGCTGCTCAAGGGAATTCAGATATGTGA
- the LOC110610559 gene encoding ABC transporter B family member 11 has translation MAEESGLVGEVTTEQAKTSMSDPQVVELQEAIEKSKKKKESTNTLPFYKLFSFADSIDYLLMFVGIIAAAGNGVCMPLLTILFGDSVNAFGDNSVNTKGVVHEVSKVSLKYVYLALGSSVAGFLQVACWMVTGQRQAAKIRSLYLSTILKQEIGFFDKEIDTGEILGSMSGDMVLIQDAMGEKVGKFLQLILTFISGFVIAFIKGWKLTLVMLSSIPLLVLSGALMSIYISKLASRGQTTYSLAATVVEQTIGSIRTVASFNGEKQAIDKYNKSLTKAYKSGVQESMAAGLGFGVVTFIVFSNYALAVWFGAKLVINEGYKGGDIISIVFVVLTGSLSLGQASPCLTAFSAGQAAAYKMFDVIGRKPQIDAYDTNGLTLNEIHGDIEFRDIYFSYPARPEEQIFSGFSISIPSGSTAALVGESGSGKSTVISLIERFYDPQAGEVLIDGVNLKEFQLKWIRQKIGLVSQEPVLFSCSIKENIGYGKENATTEEIVAAAELANAAKFIDKLPQGFDTMVGEHGTQLSGGQKQRVAIARAILRDPRILLLDEATSALDAESERIVQEALDRIMINRTTVVVAHRLSTVRNADMIAVIHRGTIVERGSHLELTKDPDGAFSQLIRMQEMSPLPQNIALNDAERTEIIVDSERHSSQLFSILRSLSQGSSGIGNSSRHSFSVPFGVPTGINVPETALAEPSITLVSASSPPPPKVPLRRLAYLNKPEIPALLLGSLAAATNGVILPLFGVLVSSMIKTFFEPAEQLRKDSRFWAFMFLGLASMSLLVNPMRSYFFAVGGCKLIRRIRSMCFEKVIYMEVGWFDEPGHSSGAIGAKLSADAASVRSLVGDALGLLVQNIATAVAGLVIAFEANWQLAFIILIMLPLLGLNGYVQMKFIEGFSADAKKMYEEASQIANDAIRSIRTIASFCAEEKVMALYKKICEGPVRTGIREGLISGFGFGLSFFLLYSVYAASFYAGAQLVEAGNTTFVEVFRAFCALTMAAVGVSQSSSLAPDASKAKGAAASVFAILDQKSKVNSNDDSGIVIEDLKGQIEFQHVSFRYPIRPDIQIFKDLSLAIQAGKTVALVGESGSGKSTVISLLQRFYDPDSGHITVDGIEIQNLQVKWLRQQMGMVGQEPVLFNDSIRANIIYGKEGNATEAEILAASELANAHKFISSLRQGYETRVGERGVQLSGGQKQRVAIARAIVKAPKILLLDEATSALDAESERLVQDALDRVVENRTTVVVAHRLSTIKNADMIAVVKNGVIAEKGKHETLMNMKEGVYASIVALHTSASSQKAKLT, from the exons ATGGCTGAAGAAAGTGGTTTGGTAGGTGAAGTAACCACAGAACAAGCCAAAACATCAATGAGTGATCCACAAGTCGTCGAGTTACAGGAAGCGATAGAGAAaagcaagaagaaaaaggagagcaCTAATACATTGCCATTTTACAAGCTTTTTTCCTTTGCTGACTCCATTGACTACCTATTAATGTTTGTGGGCATAATTGCTGCTGCTGGAAATGGAGTCtgtatgcccctcctgaccataTTATTCGGAGATTCAGTAAACGCATTTGGAGATAATAGTGTCAATACCAAAGGAGTGGTTCATGAAGTTTCTAAG GTGTCTCTGAAGTATGTATACTTGGCTCTAGGGTCAAGTGTTGCTGGATTTCTTC AGGTGGCTTGCTGGATGGTTACTGGACAGAGACAAGCTGCAAAAATCAGAAGTTTATACTTATCGACAATCTTGAAGCAAGAAattggcttctttgacaaggAAATTGATACAGGAGAAATTCTTGGGAGTATGTCTGGCGACATGGTTCTTATCCAGGATGCCATGGGTGAGAAG GTTGGAAAATTCCTGCAGCTAATTCTAACGTTTATCTCAGGTTTTGTTATAGCATTTATCAAGGGATGGAAACTTACTCTTGTCATGTTATCTTCTATCCCTCTTCTTGTCCTCTCTGGTGCACTCATGTCTATTTATATATCAAAGCTTGCATCCCGTGGACAAACTACTTATTCACTTGCAGCAACTGTGGTAGAGCAGACAATTGGTTCAATCAGAACT GTTGCATCGTTTAATGGAGAGAAACAGGCTATAGATAAATACAACAAATCCTTGACCAAAGCGTACAAGTCTGGTGTTCAAGAGAGCATGGCTGCAGGGTTGGGTTTTGGAGTGGTGACATTTATTGTATTCTCCAATTATGCGTTGGCCGTATGGTTTGGAGCAAAACTAGTGATAAATGAAGGATATAAAGGAGGGGACATCATTAGTATTGTTTTTGTGGTGTTGACTGGATCTTT GTCTCTAGGACAGGCATCTCCTTGCTTGACTGCTTTTTCTGCTGGCCAAGCTGCAGCATACAAAATGTTTGATGTTATTGGTAGGAAACCACAAATAGATGCTTATGACACCAATGGGCTGACATTAAACGAAATTCATGGTGATATAGAATTTCGAGATATTTATTTCAGCTATCCTGCTAGACCAGAAGAGCAAATATTCAGTGGATTTTCCATCTCAATACCTAGTGGCTCAACTGCAGCTTTGGTAGGAGAGAGTGGAAGTGGGAAATCCACAGTTATCAGTTTGATTGAGAGATTTTATGATCCACAAGCTGGAGAAGTTCTAATTGATGGTGTTAACCTTAAAGAGTTTCAGCTAAAATGGATTAGACAAAAAATAGGCCTTGTCAGCCAGGAACCTGTGTTGTTCAGTTGTAGCATTAAAGAGAATATTGGCTATGGGAAGGAGAATGCAACTACTGAAGAAATTGTAGCTGCTGCAGAGCTTGCCAATGCTGCTAAGTTCATAGATAAACTGCCTCAG GGATTTGACACGATGGTTGGGGAGCATGGTACTCAGCTATCTGGGGGCCAAAAGCAGAGAGTGGCCATAGCTAGAGCTATCCTTAGAGACCCAAGAATCCTACTTTTAGATGAAGCTACGAGCGCTCTTGATGCAGAATCAGAAAGGATCGTGCAAGAGGCATTGGACAGGATCATGATCAACAGGACTACAGTCGTTGTAGCCCATCGATTGAGTACAGTAAGGAATGCTGATATGATTGCTGTTATTCACCGAGGGACAATTGTTGAAAGAG GTTCACATTTGGAGCTAACGAAGGACCCTGATGGAGCATTTTCTCAGCTTATAAGAATGCAGGAAATGAGTCCACTGCCACAAAACATTGCTCTAAATGATGCAGAGAGGACAGAAATCATTGTGGATTCTGAAAGACATTCTAGTCAACTGTTTTCCATTTTACGAAGCTTAAGCCAGGGGTCATCTGGAATTGGAAATAGCAGTCGTCATTCATTCTCAGTTCCATTTGGTGTGCCAACTGGAATCAATGTCCCAGAAACAGCATTAGCAGAACCCTCTATTACTCTTGTCTCAGCATCATCACCCCCACCACCAAAAGTCCCACTGCGCCGCTTAGCTTATCTTAATAAACCAGAGATCCCAGCGTTGCTTCTAGGTTCACTGGCTGCAGCAACCAATGGTGTAATATTACCTCTCTTTGGAGTATTAGTCTCTAGTATGATCAAAACTTTCTTTGAGCCAGCAGAACAACTCCGGAAGGATTCAAGATTTTGGGCATTCATGTTTCTTGGTCTGGCCTCAATGTCTTTGTTGGTTAATCCAATGAGGTCATATTTTTTTGCAGTGGGAGGTTGTAAATTGATTAGAAGGATCAGATCAATGTGCTTTGAGAAAGTTATTTACATGGAAGTAGGCTGGTTTGATGAACCTGGGCACTCAAGTGGTGCAATTGGAGCAAAGCTTTCAGCAGATGCAGCCTCAGTGAGAAGTCTGGTTGGAGATGCACTTGGTCTGCTAGTTCAAAACATTGCAACAGCAGTTGCTGGATTAGTCATTGCTTTTGAAGCAAACTGGCAATTGGCCTTCATCATCCTCATCATGCTACCTCTTCTAGGACTTAATGGATATGTTCAGATGAAATTCATAGAAGGTTTTAGTGCAGATGCTAAA AAAATGTACGAGGAAGCAAGTCAAATTGCAAATGATGCAATAAGGAGTATTAGAACCATTGCTTCTTTTTGcgctgaagagaaggtgatggcACTTTACAAAAAGATATGTGAAGGCCCTGTGAGGACAGGAATTAGGGAAGGGTTGATAAGTGGATTTGGATTTGGACTATCTTTCTTCCTGCTTTACTCTGTCTATGCTGCCAGTTTTTATGCTGGAGCCCAACTTGTTGAGGCTGGCAACACAACTTTTGTTGAGGTTTTTCGA GCATTTTGTGCTCTCACTATGGCAGCTGTTGGAGTTTCCCAATCAAGCTCCCTTGCTCCTGATGCCAGCAAAGCAAAAGGTGCTGCAGCTTCTGTATTTGCAATTCTTGATCAGAAATCAAAAGTAAATTCCAATGATGATTCTGGTATAGTAATAGAAGATCTTAAAGGACAGATCGAGTTTCAACATGTGAGTTTTAGATACCCCATAAGACCTGATATTCAAATTTTCAAGGACCTATCCCTGGCTATTCAGGCTGGAAAG ACAGTTGCACTGGTCGGAGAAAGTGGCAGCGGGAAATCAACAGTGATCTCATTATTGCAGAGATTTTATGACCCAGATTCAGGTCACATAACTGTGGATGGAATTGAAATTCAAAACCTGCAGGTGAAGTGGTTAAGACAGCAGATGGGCATGGTAGGGCAGGAGCCTGTGTTATTCAATGACAGTATCAGAGCCAATATAATATATGGGAAGGAAGGGAATGCAACAGAAGCTGAAATTTTAGCTGCATCAGAATTGGCGAATGCCCACAAGTTCATCAGTAGCTTACGCCAG GGATATGAAACAAGAGTTGGTGAGCGAGGGGTCCAGTTGTCTGGAGGACAGAAGCAACGGGTGGCCATTGCAAGGGCTATAGTGAAGGCACCGAAAATCCTACTTCTAGATGAAGCGACCAGTGCTCTGGATGCAGAATCTGAACGATTAGTTCAAGATGCACTGGACAGAGTTGTGGAGAATAGAACGACTGTGGTGGTAGCCCATCGGTTATCTACAATCAAGAATGCTGATATGATTGCTGTAGTAAAAAATGGAGTGATTGCAGAGAAAGGAAAGCACGAAACTTTGATGAATATGAAGGAAGGTGTTTATGCTTCCATTGTGGCACTACACACAAGTGCTTCATCCCAGAAGGCAAAGTTAACATGA